GACCAATTGGTATCAAGCTGTGCGTGTAACGCTACTTAACTTCGGGGGGGTTGTAAAGGTGACAGGGGGATCAGTATGGCCGGGTTGGGCGCTATTTCGCGGCGCACTGCGCTCGCAACGCGATGCGTCTATTGCCCGCGCAAGCAGCGCACCGCGCTGGCCACGTCGAGTTTGCCCTCGTAAATCGCGCGGCCGCTGATGACACCGATTACGCCGTCATCGGCGAGCGTGCGGGCCTGCTCGACATCTTCGAGGGAGGACACACCGCCCGAGAGGATCACGCCGATCCCGGCGTCCTTGCAGGCGCGGCCCATG
This Chrysiogenia bacterium DNA region includes the following protein-coding sequences:
- a CDS encoding 1-(5-phosphoribosyl)-5-((5-phosphoribosylamino)methylideneamino)imidazole-4-carboxamide isomerase (catalyzes the formation of 5-(5-phospho-1-deoxyribulos-1-ylamino)methylideneamino-l-(5-phosphoribosyl)imidazole-4-carboxamide from 1-(5-phosphoribosyl)-5-[(5-phosphoribosylamino)methylideneamino] imidazole-4-carboxamide); the encoded protein is MGRACKDAGIGVILSGGVSSLEDVEQARTLADDGVIGVISGRAIYEGKLDVASAVRCLRGQ